Genomic DNA from Gimesia aquarii:
TCTGGGAGCGAGCCTCTTTTTCTTTTCAGGCGTAACTGCGCTGGCTAAGCCCCCTTCTCTTATCGAGATGAAAACCAAAAACGATACATTCATTGGGAAATCAATTGCCCATAATCATGATATCAGTTGGATGGTCGATCAGACCGGCAAGTTATCTGAGGTTGCATTAAAGGATGTCACTTCGTTCCGACGAGTCTCTTCTGAATTTCAAAGACTACCGTTAAATAAAATGAAGCTACGGTTACAGGAAGAGTTTGGCCCCTTTTTTGAAGTCATCTCAACTCGACATTATCTGATTTGTGCACCAAGAGGAAAGGCGAAAGCCTATGGTGGGATATTTGAAGAATTGTATCAATCGTTTTCACATTATTTTGCCTTGCGTGGATATCAGGTAAAAACTCCTGAGTTTTTGATGGTGACGGTAATTTTTCCAGATCAGGATCAGTTTTTCAAATATTGCAAGAAGGACCATGTCAGAACTGGGCAAGGTCTGCTGGGGTATTACCATCCACACACGAATCGGACTGCTCTCTTCGATCGAAGGACTGCATCAAAATCTGCCGGCCTTCAAGAGCATCAAGATGAAAACGAATCAATTTATTCGCGAGTTTCGAATAATGGTAAAAATATTACGGAAGCGTTACGAGATACAATTATCCACGAAGCCACGCATCAAGTCGCATTTAATACAGGCTTGCACTCACGGGTTGGTGATAATCCCCGCTGGGTTGTGGAAGGTTTAGCGACGACATTTGAGTCAGATGAACTGCGGTCTCATACGGGTGGTCGTGCCAAATCGATCTCGCGCGTGAATCGAGATCGACTTTTGTGGTTTACAAATTATGCACAAAAACGTCGTAAAAAAGATTCACTTCGATCATTCATTCGAGAAGACGCTTTATTTCATTCAGCGACATTTGACGCTTACGCAGAAGCATGGGCATTGACCTTTTATCTGGTGGAAACACGACCTGCTCGGTATGCACGTTACCTGAAGCAGATCTCACAACGTGATCCACTGAAAAAATACACACCTGAAGCCAGAGAGAAAGATTTCAAAAACGTATTTAAAACGAATCTTCAAGCTCTGGAAGTCGACTATCTGAAATTCATGGATCAGTTAGCTCAAGATCTAATTAAGCAGAATTAAGCAGCCGGTCTTACTAAATCCTGTTCCATCGCAGATACAACCAATGCACCACGGGCGATCGAAAGTTGTTCGTCTTGAACATGAGTTACCTGTTGAGAATCAAATCGAACTTGTCTGTTAGATAGATTGTGTACCAGGAATTCTCCGAACCCTTCAATGTGAGATAACTCACCCAGATAGACGATGGGAAGTTTCTCAAGCGTGGTAAGATAGTGTTGCATTGCTTCCATTTGTAAGACGAAATGATCTAACAGGCTGTCGAGTAGTGACTCATACCAGCTGGCGATCACGGAGTGATTAGTAAGAAAAGGGCTGATATTAATTCCCGGGTTGCGTCGTTTCAGTTTGGCTTTCTCTGTATCTGGAACCTGCTGACCTTCTGAATTTGTGGTAAACAGTTTTAAGGAATTAGCCAGTTGCTCATCCATCCATTCACTCCCATAGGGAGCCGAATGCTGGATCACCATTCGGCTTTGATGAATTAAGCCAATTTCTGAGTGAGAGTGGCCGAGGTAGACTGCATATCCTGACAATCGCGAAATGGCAGGAAACGCGGATAAGCCTGCCGCTAATGAAATACTCGTTGCTAACGGAGTATAACCTTGTAATGTAATCAATTGAGAGACCAGCTTATTTAAAGATGAAGTCGCATCAGTCCCTGGCGTCATGAAGGAACAATACTCACCAGTTTTTTTTGATTTGGGAAGGATTGATTGGATCAAGGTTGAGAGTAACTGTCGGTGGACAGGGTCGTTTAAAACCAACTCTCCTTTCGAAAAAAGAGGATATAAAGGCAAATTCGAAAATCGTGCAATTTGGCACGCTCTCTCTCCTGGAATAATCAAACTGTCTTCACAACAAAGAAAAGGGGTTGTGAGTTTTCGTAGAAAGAAACGGTTTTCTTTCGTATCTTCCATGATGGTATATGCGGTATCAATCGATCGGCTCGTTAATTTTTGGTTGGAATCGTTTTGTAATGTTCTGAGGCTGTTTGAGCCAATATGCAATGAAGTGCTCATTTTTGGATCACTCCCTGCATTGCCTGTAACACTCGATCGAGTATCCCGGATGTATCGTTTGCTTTTTCAGATGGCTGATGATTCGAAGTGACTGAACGAGAACTCTTTTTAGAATCCCTATTTTCTTCAGGAGATTTTGAAGCTTCCGGATGAGGCCTGTCAAATCGAAACGCAGGTGTTTTCAATGTTTTTTCTGCTCGCTCTGAACGCGGTTTTGCTGAGACCGCATTTGTTGCTTCAGCGTTCACTGGGATCTTTGATCCACGGTCTGTTTGTTTGTTGAAATGAGGGCCTTTGAGTATTTCTCGTTGATCGATACGTGCGGATCTGGTTTGGTGACGTCCATAAATAAAGTTGTCGGTCGGAATCTGAGGTGTTTCTTCAATGACGGGGATGTTATTTTCCAGGATTTGTTCCAGAAGAGATTTTTCCGGTAATGGAGGTAGTGATTCCCAATTTGCAACGAGAGCTACTTCTGACTCAGGGGACATTGTTGTTTGCTGCTGACCATCTTTTAGTGTATCACGTTTTGCTTTGGTTTTTTTATGGTAGAATCTCCAGCCCATAACACCAGCAAATGTCAGTAAGAGATATACGCTCCAATGAGACCAGAACGAAGAGCCAGCCTTCGATTCTGCCTCTTCAAGTTTGATTAAATCATTCTCCGATAGAACCTGGATTGCTTCGGCAGGAGGAGCGGGTGCCGCCTTTAAATGCATTTCAGGAACAGTAGGGGTGGCAGTGAGTTCTTTGTCCTGTTGGTTTGATTGATCTTTTGGCTCTTGGCCCCTGTTTTCAACGTGCGTAACTTTCGGTTTGGTATCCAAGTCCAGATTCGCAGTTGTTTGTTGTAGTAGGGGACCATTGAGTTGGAGCTGCTTATCTTCTAAATCAAGACGAGGTTCTTCTGTAGCACCCGGGATATTTTCTGGATGAGCTACTCCTTGAAACGTTTCCTGAATGTCTTTCTTCACGGGGGGCACTTGTTGAAAACGAGATGTCTCCAAAGGCAATGATACAGGAGCATTCATCTCTGCTGGAGATGCGAGAACATTAAATTCTTCTGCGTGTAACTGTAAAGGGGCTGGTAGGGATTTGGGTACCAACGAGAGATCGAGGCTCTGTTTGGCATTCAAAACGAGTACCGTGCCTGTATCCAGTTTGGTTGTCAGCTTATTTGTTGTGAAAGCAGCTTTGTGTCTGCCCCGATGAGGTGGAATCACTTTAATGGTTCGCGCGATTTGTGGGTACTTTTCTATCGGTTGATTCAAACAGCGCAAGATGCTAGCTAGATCAGCTATTTCTGGTTGCAGACCAAATACGATCGGACGGTTTAATAAGTTGATTATGGCAACTTGAATCAGTTCAGGTGATCCTTGTTGTTGATTTCTTTGATTGTAGTTCCACTGTTGGTTTGAGACATCATCAATCACTCTGGCAGATGATTTCATAGCAAGCAGCACATCACCATTCATCAGTGGAAACTCTTGATCTGCTGAGTAAAAGAGATTCTGGCTGATGCGTCCACCGCGAATAATACGAATGATACCCGATGATTTTGCGGTCAATCCGCCTGCTCTGGAGATCACTTTATTCAATTGCAGGTCTTGGTCGGCAACTTCATATGCAGCACAATGTGCAAATTCACCTAGTAGTCCAATCACCGCGGTCTGCTTCTGTGGTTGTCCGTCGATTTCATGGAATTCAGTTTGCGCATTAATGACACTCAATGATCCAGAACAGAGGATCATGATCGAAAACATAAAACAAAATACGCGCCAGCAGAACATCTAGCCTTCCTTATGGCAATTTGACAAAGGTAGAAGGGCATCGAGGAGAGTCCGTATAATCAGTAAAATCGGCATAATCTGAGTTCAAGCATCACCCAAAGTATCGGAATTCAGGGAAAACCTATGATTCAGAGAGAGCCCACGAAAAAGTGGTAAGTATTTATCTATAAAAGGCTTGAAATTATCATCAGAATAGAGCGGGGGTATTTATTCCAAGTGATTTGTGATGTTGATAGGATAAAGACATAAATGAAGCGCATGTGCGTTTTTAAATCGTAATTATGCATTTCATAATCAAATAAGCCCCTATTATAAAAGGGTTTATAGTTTGATGAGGCAGGATGATTTTGTGAATGTCACTAGTTTAACCGTTGAGAATTATTTGAAGGCAATATTACAGATTAGCCTCCAATCAAACTCAGAATGGATCAGTACCGGTGAGTTAGCCAAATATATGGATGTGGCCCCCGGAACGGTGACTAGTATGCTTAAAACCTTGAAGCATTCTGATCACGTTGAGTATCGTCCTTATGAGGGAGCCTGTTTAACGGAGAGCGGCAAACAGATGGCGATCCGTGTGCTTCGACGACATCGGTTAATAGAACTGTTCCTTGCTCAGACACTTAAACTTTCCTGGGATCAGGTTCATTCTGAAGCAGAGAATATGGAGCATGCCGTCAGTGATTTTCTTGTAGATCGTATTGATGAGTATCTTGAATTTCCCGAGACCGATCCACACGGTGATCCGATTCCATCCATTGATGGGCAGATGCGGCGTGCTTATCCCAACCTGACGAATTTATCTGATTGCCAAATCGGAATCCCGATCAAAATCGTTCAGGTGACTGATCAAGAAACAGAATTTTTGCGGTTTCTATCCCGATCAGGCTTAACCATTGGTTCTCAAGGCAGCGTCACTGAAAAAAATGTGGAAGCTGGAATTGTTGTCTCGGAATGGAATGGTCAAGTCATTTCAATGGGTGTGCATGTTGCCGAGAATGTTCGAGTCGTGCCTGTGAATAACTAATTATGCCTCATATAAGAGGGATTTTTGATTTACCATAACGGAGTTTGAGGAAACTCCTCCGTGTTGAAGAAAGAGAAGAAATTGAGTCATTTAATTTATGAGAATCCGTTGATTACTCGGTATGCGTCCCAGGAAATGAGCCAGATTTGGTCGGCTCAAAAAAAACATTCCACCTGGCGCAGATTATGGGTCGCACTTGCCGAGTCACAGCACGAAATGGGGCTCGGGATTTCAGCGGAACAGGTTCAATCGTTAAAAGAAGCTGTCGACGATATTGATTTCAAGCTGGCCGCTAAGTACGAAAAAGAACTGCGACACGATGTGATGGCTCATGTGCACACTTACGGTGACCGTTGTCCTGATTCGATGGCCATCATTCATCTCGGTGCCACCAGTTGTTTTGTAACTGACAACAGCGAACTAGTTATGATTCGCGAAAGTCTTGAGTGTGTGCGAGCCAGGCTTATTTCTGTGATCGATCATCTGGCTAGTTTTGCTAAAGAGAATCGTGATTTACCCTGTCTGGGATTCACTCATTTACAACCGGCTCAACCGACGACGATCGGAAAAAGAGCGACTCTCTGGTGTTATGATCTGATCCTCGACCTGGAAGAAATCGAATATCGTCTGGAAAAACTACGATTTCGAGGTGTGAAGGGAACCACGGGAACACAGGCGACCTTCCTCCAGCTTTTTAAAGGCGATCATGCAAAAGTAGATGAGCTGGATCGACGCGTGACGGAAAAAATGGGTTTCAGTGATCGCTATGCAGTGACCGGTCAAACCTATTCTCGCAAAGTGGATGCTCAGGTTTTGTCTACGTTGAGTGGCATTGGTCAGTCAGCACATAAAGCAGGTAACGACATTCGAATTCTGCAGAACCGGAAAGAACTGGAAGAGCCATTTGAGAAAAAACAAATCGGTTCCTCAGCTATGGCTTATAAGCGAAATCCGATGCGGTCCGAACGCATGTGTTCGCTGGCACGGTTTGCAATCAGCTTGACCGCGAACGCAGAAGATACGGCTGCGACTCAATGGATGGAACGAACGTTGGATGACAGTGCCAATCGGCGACTGTCTCTACCTCAGTCGTTTCTAGCCATCGATGCTGTATTAATTTTGTATCGGAATATTGTCGATGGGATGGTTGTTTATCCCAAAGTGATTGAGAAACATCTCAATGAAGAGCTCCCATTCATGGCGACGGAAGAATTTCTGATGGCCGGTGTTGCGGCAGGCGGTGATCGTCAGGAATTGCATGAACTCATTCGGGTTCATAGCCAGGCTGCTGGTGCAGAAGTGAAAGTGAATGGTGGACAGAATGATTTGATCGAACGCCTGCAAAAAGATCCCGCTTTCAAAGACTGTGATTTGAATAGTGCGCTCGACGCTCGAAAGTATATCGGGCGTGCACCGGAACAAGTGGATGCATTCATTGCCGAAATCATCGAACCAGTCAGGCAGCGCTATCAAAGCAATCTGAATCAGAGTACAGAAGATCTAAAAGTATAGCATCGCATCGATTTGACTTTGGTGGCTGACTCAAAATGAAGATGCCCCGATGATCAAGACCATCGGGGCATCCACTTCAGGGACTGTATAGTGCCATGCTACTACGTCAGAATATTTTTAATGACATGTGCCTCTTCAACACCTGTGAGTTTAGTATCCAATCCTTGAAATTCCACACTGAATTGTTGATGATTAATTCCGAGCAGGTGTAGCATAGTTGCATGTAGATCACGAACGTTGACAATGTTTTCTACGGAATTATACCCAAGTTCATCGGTTGCACCATAAGTAATTCCACCTTTTATCCCTCCTCCGGCCATCCACATGGAAAAACCTTTAATGTGGTGATCGCGACCTGCACCTCCTTTTCCCTGGAACATGGGAGTTCTGCCAAATTCCCCTCCCCAAATCACCAGTGTTTCCTCTAGCATCCCTCGTTGCTTCAGATCATTGATTAAAGCCCAGGTTGGTTGATCAGTTAAACCGCAGCAGGTATTCATGTATTTCACTAGGTCACCGTGATGGTCCCAACCGCGATGGTAAAGATGAATAAATCGAGATCCTCGTTCTGCCAGACGTCTCGCCAGCAGGCAATTAGTGGCATAGCTTCCAGATCCTGGTTCGGCACCATACATTTCCAATGTCTGTTTCGATTCTCCTGAAAGGTCCATGAGTTCGGGAACAGAGGTTTGCATTTTGAATGCCATTTCATAGGCGGCGATACGTGTTTCTATTTCCGGATTAGCGACACGCTGATTGCGGAATCGGTCCAGCTTTTGAACTGTTTCAATCAGTTCTTTTTGTTGCCGTGCATTCACACCTGCAGGGTTGTTTAAATAATTCACCGGATCACCGGTTGAATTGAATTGAACTCCCTGATAACGGCTGGGAAGAAACCCCGTGCCCCATTGCCGTGACGCGATTGGTTGAGGGTTTCGCCCACCTACACTGGTGAGTACGACAAAACCAGGCAGCTCTTCCGTTTCGCTACCTAATCCATATGTGATCCAAGATCCCATTGAAGGCCGCCCACTGATGGCAGTGCCTGTATTCATAAAAGTATGCGCGGGATCATGATTGATCTGCTCGGTGACCATCGAACGGATGATGCAGATGTCGTCGGCGATTTTTGCAGTCCAAGGCAGAAAATCGCTGATTTCCTGTCCGTTCTGACCGTACTTATGGAACTTAGTCAATGGCCCCTGGCATTTCAGGGCTTTGCCCTGCAACTGCGCAATCGGTTGACCTTTGGTGTAACTTTCAGGGAATGGTTTTCCATCCATTTCAGCCAATTTTGGTTTATAGTCAAACGTTTCAAGATGAGTAGGCCCACCTGCCATGCAGAGAAATATGACTCGTTTTGCTTTGGGAGCAAAATGTGGTAAGCCCGGTAACCCTCTCACTATAGATGGTTTTGCTACTGATTGCGCAACAGCACTTTTTTCGTTCGTTAGCAAAGAGCCCAGTGCGGCCGCTCCCAGTCCTACTCCCGAATTGGTAAGAAACGTTCGACGATTCAAGCCAGTTTGAATTTGATTCCAATTAATCATCACTTTAATTCCTCGTCACCACTTCATTCAGATTTAATAACGCACGAGTGACCTCCGTCCATGATGCCAACTCAATGTTATCAAGACCTTGTTTTGTTTTTGCTAAACCAGATTGTGTCAGTGATACCGCATCTTCGGGTTTTGATAGATATGTCTTGCGATTTAAATTCAACAGCGC
This window encodes:
- a CDS encoding DUF1570 domain-containing protein is translated as MLTCFRIIPLCFLGASLFFFSGVTALAKPPSLIEMKTKNDTFIGKSIAHNHDISWMVDQTGKLSEVALKDVTSFRRVSSEFQRLPLNKMKLRLQEEFGPFFEVISTRHYLICAPRGKAKAYGGIFEELYQSFSHYFALRGYQVKTPEFLMVTVIFPDQDQFFKYCKKDHVRTGQGLLGYYHPHTNRTALFDRRTASKSAGLQEHQDENESIYSRVSNNGKNITEALRDTIIHEATHQVAFNTGLHSRVGDNPRWVVEGLATTFESDELRSHTGGRAKSISRVNRDRLLWFTNYAQKRRKKDSLRSFIREDALFHSATFDAYAEAWALTFYLVETRPARYARYLKQISQRDPLKKYTPEAREKDFKNVFKTNLQALEVDYLKFMDQLAQDLIKQN
- a CDS encoding disk-shape morphogenesis protein volactin — translated: MSTSLHIGSNSLRTLQNDSNQKLTSRSIDTAYTIMEDTKENRFFLRKLTTPFLCCEDSLIIPGERACQIARFSNLPLYPLFSKGELVLNDPVHRQLLSTLIQSILPKSKKTGEYCSFMTPGTDATSSLNKLVSQLITLQGYTPLATSISLAAGLSAFPAISRLSGYAVYLGHSHSEIGLIHQSRMVIQHSAPYGSEWMDEQLANSLKLFTTNSEGQQVPDTEKAKLKRRNPGINISPFLTNHSVIASWYESLLDSLLDHFVLQMEAMQHYLTTLEKLPIVYLGELSHIEGFGEFLVHNLSNRQVRFDSQQVTHVQDEQLSIARGALVVSAMEQDLVRPAA
- a CDS encoding metal-dependent transcriptional regulator, coding for MNVTSLTVENYLKAILQISLQSNSEWISTGELAKYMDVAPGTVTSMLKTLKHSDHVEYRPYEGACLTESGKQMAIRVLRRHRLIELFLAQTLKLSWDQVHSEAENMEHAVSDFLVDRIDEYLEFPETDPHGDPIPSIDGQMRRAYPNLTNLSDCQIGIPIKIVQVTDQETEFLRFLSRSGLTIGSQGSVTEKNVEAGIVVSEWNGQVISMGVHVAENVRVVPVNN
- the purB gene encoding adenylosuccinate lyase; translated protein: MLKKEKKLSHLIYENPLITRYASQEMSQIWSAQKKHSTWRRLWVALAESQHEMGLGISAEQVQSLKEAVDDIDFKLAAKYEKELRHDVMAHVHTYGDRCPDSMAIIHLGATSCFVTDNSELVMIRESLECVRARLISVIDHLASFAKENRDLPCLGFTHLQPAQPTTIGKRATLWCYDLILDLEEIEYRLEKLRFRGVKGTTGTQATFLQLFKGDHAKVDELDRRVTEKMGFSDRYAVTGQTYSRKVDAQVLSTLSGIGQSAHKAGNDIRILQNRKELEEPFEKKQIGSSAMAYKRNPMRSERMCSLARFAISLTANAEDTAATQWMERTLDDSANRRLSLPQSFLAIDAVLILYRNIVDGMVVYPKVIEKHLNEELPFMATEEFLMAGVAAGGDRQELHELIRVHSQAAGAEVKVNGGQNDLIERLQKDPAFKDCDLNSALDARKYIGRAPEQVDAFIAEIIEPVRQRYQSNLNQSTEDLKV
- a CDS encoding DUF1501 domain-containing protein, giving the protein MINWNQIQTGLNRRTFLTNSGVGLGAAALGSLLTNEKSAVAQSVAKPSIVRGLPGLPHFAPKAKRVIFLCMAGGPTHLETFDYKPKLAEMDGKPFPESYTKGQPIAQLQGKALKCQGPLTKFHKYGQNGQEISDFLPWTAKIADDICIIRSMVTEQINHDPAHTFMNTGTAISGRPSMGSWITYGLGSETEELPGFVVLTSVGGRNPQPIASRQWGTGFLPSRYQGVQFNSTGDPVNYLNNPAGVNARQQKELIETVQKLDRFRNQRVANPEIETRIAAYEMAFKMQTSVPELMDLSGESKQTLEMYGAEPGSGSYATNCLLARRLAERGSRFIHLYHRGWDHHGDLVKYMNTCCGLTDQPTWALINDLKQRGMLEETLVIWGGEFGRTPMFQGKGGAGRDHHIKGFSMWMAGGGIKGGITYGATDELGYNSVENIVNVRDLHATMLHLLGINHQQFSVEFQGLDTKLTGVEEAHVIKNILT